The following proteins are co-located in the Paludibaculum fermentans genome:
- a CDS encoding DEAD/DEAH box helicase, translated as MNLSLDFPDPKREGSQENSLGLARRADLAMTIARLRAWMEEPNSPIRAIRHQLAKPGQFAPMPGGIPAALRKVLEEKGITQLYTHQAACFETLQDGGNPVVVTPTASGKTLCYNLPILHRLVADPEARALYLFPTKALAEDQLHEFHSIVEAMGSGVRAFTYDGDTPQDARKQIRERANVVLTNPDMLHAGILPHHTKWGKLFENLRYIVIDELHYYRGVYGSHLANVLRRLARICEFYGSKPQFICCSATIANPKTLAETLTGVDFRLVDQSGAPTGEKYFVFYNPPVVNKQLGIRRGYLNETRRIASDLIQRGQQTLVFANNRLATEVLLTYLKDSCEKPGQAGTIRGYRGGYLPRERREIERGLREGTIRAVVATNALELGIDIGSLDVVVMAGYPGSIASTWQRSGRAGRRLGTSLALMVASSAPLDQYVVEHPEYFFEGSPEHAQINPDNLEILINHLKCAAFELPIKDGSKFGPHETAELCSFLEELRVVHHSGGAWHWTSDSYPADAISLRSVTSDNFVVIDITNEERLIAEVAFPAALVELHEKAIYLHEARQYQVEKMDYEGRKAYVRQVECDYFTDAIDYTQVKVLEEFDSSPVDTAKSAHGEVRVNRQIVGFKKVKFYTNENVGAGTLSLPEQEMHTTSFWLHFPVEFLDKFPNLTPTDKLNALSGLGNALRTVASLLLMCDPRDLGVTLTEEISVDVRGFEPNLHLYDNFPGGIGQSAPLFKMTTELLNGARQLIQACGCEGGCPSCVGPAGETGERSKQSALEILAMLTGEPLPQITSP; from the coding sequence ATGAACCTGAGTCTCGATTTTCCTGATCCCAAACGCGAAGGCTCGCAAGAGAATTCGCTCGGACTGGCCCGTAGGGCCGATCTGGCGATGACCATTGCCCGTCTGCGCGCCTGGATGGAAGAGCCGAACTCGCCCATTCGCGCCATCCGGCACCAGTTGGCCAAGCCGGGCCAGTTCGCGCCCATGCCCGGCGGCATTCCCGCGGCGTTGCGCAAGGTGCTGGAAGAGAAGGGGATCACCCAGCTCTACACGCATCAGGCGGCATGCTTCGAGACCCTGCAGGACGGCGGCAACCCGGTGGTGGTGACGCCCACGGCCAGCGGCAAGACGCTCTGCTACAACCTGCCGATTCTGCACCGCTTGGTGGCAGATCCCGAGGCCAGGGCGCTTTACCTCTTTCCCACCAAGGCCTTAGCCGAGGACCAGCTCCACGAGTTCCACTCCATCGTCGAGGCCATGGGTTCCGGAGTCCGGGCCTTCACCTACGACGGCGACACGCCCCAGGACGCCCGCAAACAGATCCGGGAGCGCGCCAATGTCGTGCTCACCAACCCGGACATGCTCCATGCCGGCATCCTGCCGCACCACACGAAGTGGGGCAAACTGTTCGAGAACCTCCGCTATATCGTCATCGACGAGCTTCACTACTACCGCGGAGTCTACGGCAGCCACCTGGCCAACGTGCTGCGGCGCCTGGCGCGCATCTGCGAGTTCTACGGCTCGAAGCCCCAGTTCATCTGCTGCTCGGCGACCATCGCCAACCCGAAGACCCTGGCCGAGACCTTGACCGGCGTGGACTTCCGGCTGGTCGACCAAAGCGGCGCGCCGACGGGTGAGAAGTACTTTGTTTTCTACAATCCGCCGGTGGTCAACAAGCAACTGGGCATCCGCCGCGGCTACCTGAACGAGACGCGGCGCATCGCGTCGGACCTGATCCAGCGCGGCCAGCAGACCCTGGTCTTTGCCAACAACCGCCTCGCCACCGAAGTCCTGCTCACTTACCTGAAAGACTCCTGCGAGAAGCCGGGCCAGGCCGGCACCATCCGCGGCTATCGCGGCGGCTACCTGCCCCGGGAACGGCGCGAGATCGAGCGCGGCCTGCGGGAAGGCACCATCCGGGCCGTGGTGGCCACCAACGCCCTGGAGCTCGGCATCGATATCGGCTCATTGGACGTGGTGGTGATGGCCGGCTATCCCGGTTCCATCGCCTCCACCTGGCAGCGTTCGGGCCGCGCGGGCCGCCGGCTGGGCACATCGCTCGCCCTGATGGTCGCCTCCAGTGCTCCGCTGGACCAGTATGTGGTCGAGCACCCCGAGTACTTCTTCGAGGGTTCGCCCGAGCACGCCCAGATCAACCCGGACAATCTGGAGATTCTCATCAATCATCTGAAGTGCGCGGCCTTCGAGCTGCCCATCAAGGACGGATCCAAGTTCGGGCCCCACGAGACGGCCGAGCTCTGCAGCTTCCTGGAGGAGTTGCGGGTGGTGCACCACAGCGGCGGCGCCTGGCACTGGACCTCGGACAGCTACCCGGCCGATGCGATCAGCCTGCGGTCGGTCACCAGCGACAACTTTGTCGTGATCGACATCACCAATGAGGAGCGCCTGATCGCCGAAGTGGCGTTCCCGGCGGCCCTGGTGGAGCTCCACGAGAAGGCGATCTACCTGCACGAGGCTCGGCAGTATCAGGTCGAGAAGATGGACTACGAAGGCCGCAAGGCCTACGTACGCCAGGTGGAGTGCGACTACTTCACCGATGCCATCGATTACACGCAAGTCAAAGTGCTGGAAGAGTTTGACTCCTCGCCGGTCGACACGGCCAAGTCGGCGCACGGCGAAGTGCGGGTCAACCGGCAGATCGTCGGCTTCAAGAAGGTGAAGTTCTACACCAACGAGAACGTGGGCGCCGGGACTCTCTCCCTGCCGGAGCAAGAGATGCACACGACCTCGTTCTGGCTGCACTTCCCAGTGGAGTTCCTGGACAAGTTCCCCAACCTGACGCCTACCGACAAGCTGAATGCGCTCAGCGGTTTAGGCAACGCGCTGAGGACTGTGGCGTCGTTGCTGCTGATGTGCGATCCGCGCGACCTGGGTGTCACCCTGACCGAAGAGATCTCTGTCGACGTGCGTGGCTTCGAGCCGAATCTGCACCTCTATGACAACTTCCCGGGCGGCATCGGCCAGAGCGCCCCTCTGTTCAAAATGACAACGGAGCTGCTGAACGGAGCCCGCCAACTCATCCAGGCCTGCGGCTGCGAAGGCGGCTGCCCGAGCTGCGTCGGACCGGCCGGAGAAACCGGAGAACGCAGTAAACAATCCGCCCTCGAGATCCTGGCCATGCTGACGGGCGAGCCGCTGCCCCAAATCACTTCACCGTAA
- a CDS encoding PilZ domain-containing protein, whose amino-acid sequence MSEANKTATARSTLDLVWVVLGGSPHYAGRKGVDHPRKNLLDRTTVSEQRRSRRFELKLPLELVRAGSRRISHIGETRNVSSGGVLFNDPAEPIELGQPIEYMISLPTGKSMGDVRIRCMGKVVRRDGESQALAATLERYEFVRVNSATA is encoded by the coding sequence GTGTCTGAGGCGAACAAAACGGCGACTGCGAGAAGCACCCTTGACCTAGTTTGGGTAGTACTAGGAGGTTCTCCCCATTACGCGGGGCGAAAAGGAGTTGACCATCCTAGGAAAAACCTCTTAGATAGAACTACAGTGTCAGAGCAAAGAAGATCCAGACGATTTGAACTGAAGCTACCGTTGGAACTGGTACGAGCCGGTTCACGGCGGATTTCACATATTGGGGAGACCAGGAACGTTAGTTCTGGAGGAGTCCTCTTCAATGACCCGGCTGAACCCATTGAATTGGGCCAGCCCATTGAATACATGATCAGCCTGCCGACCGGCAAGTCGATGGGCGACGTGCGCATCCGGTGCATGGGCAAGGTCGTTCGCCGCGACGGCGAGAGCCAGGCCCTGGCCGCCACCCTGGAACGCTACGAATTCGTCCGGGTAAACTCCGCAACCGCTTGA
- a CDS encoding tyrosine-type recombinase/integrase: MSELQRWIDSYLEELTRGNSSVHTVRNYQADLEQFVGYYSRGGLNPPEPKDFDQLMLREWLADLYSQDLARTTIRRKLAAVRSLFDHCLRQGVITLNRAKLLTTPRMPQSLPDVPTEEQTNTLIDEIAKGTLERPSPERDLALFELLYGCGLRVSELVGLDTGDLDMAEGWLRVRGKRKKERQVPVPRKAMNALRACLAARSPLDGEMAVFLNHRGHRLTDRGARGILKMYSIALSADSSLHPHSLRHAYATHLLSAGADLRAIQELLGHASLSTTQKYTRLSLNDLMRVYDKAHPRA; the protein is encoded by the coding sequence ATGTCTGAACTGCAGCGCTGGATCGACTCCTACCTGGAGGAGCTCACGCGGGGCAACTCGTCGGTCCATACCGTCCGCAACTATCAGGCTGACCTGGAACAGTTTGTGGGCTACTATTCGCGCGGCGGGCTCAACCCACCGGAACCAAAGGACTTCGACCAGCTCATGCTGCGCGAATGGCTGGCCGACCTCTATAGCCAGGACCTCGCCAGGACCACCATCCGCCGTAAACTCGCCGCCGTCCGCAGCCTCTTCGACCACTGCCTGCGCCAGGGCGTCATCACGCTGAACCGCGCCAAGCTCCTCACCACCCCCCGCATGCCCCAGTCGCTGCCGGACGTGCCCACCGAGGAGCAGACGAATACCCTCATCGACGAGATTGCCAAAGGCACGTTGGAACGTCCCTCGCCTGAGCGCGACCTCGCCCTGTTCGAGCTCCTCTACGGCTGCGGCCTGCGGGTCAGCGAATTGGTCGGCCTGGATACCGGGGACCTGGACATGGCCGAAGGTTGGCTCCGTGTGCGCGGTAAACGTAAGAAAGAACGGCAGGTACCCGTCCCTCGCAAGGCCATGAATGCCCTGCGGGCGTGCCTGGCCGCCAGGAGTCCCCTGGACGGCGAGATGGCCGTGTTCCTGAACCATCGCGGCCACAGGCTGACCGATCGGGGCGCCCGCGGCATCCTCAAGATGTACTCCATCGCCCTCTCGGCCGACTCCTCGCTCCATCCCCATTCCCTGCGCCACGCCTACGCGACGCATCTGCTCAGCGCCGGAGCCGACCTGCGGGCCATCCAGGAGCTGCTGGGCCACGCCTCTCTGTCGACCACCCAGAAGTACACCCGGCTCTCGTTGAACGACCTCATGCGGGTCTATGACAAGGCACATCCCCGGGCCTGA
- the trmFO gene encoding methylenetetrahydrofolate--tRNA-(uracil(54)-C(5))-methyltransferase (FADH(2)-oxidizing) TrmFO codes for MTKKVTIHVLGAGLAGSEAAWQIADKGISCILYEMRPLRQTPAHKTSDFGELVCSNSLKSDSENTASWLLKRELRQLGSLAMRAAEETRVPGGHALTVDRDLFAAALTKAVESHPLIRVVREEVTEIPADGIVVVATGPLTSGPLAADIARLTGSERLYFYDSISPIIDAESIDREKVFAASRYGKSLDGGDDYLNCPFNKQEYETFVDAVLTAESAGAHIDEDRAIHNGKVAFFESCLPIEEIARRGRDTLRFGPMKPVGLDDPKTGRWPYAVVQLRQEDQRAGSYNLVGFQNYMKFPEQKRVFRLIPGLENAEFLRYGQIHRNTYINGPELLSATLQLKSDPRIFFAGQISGVEGYVESIATGLLAGRFAAALALGESPAPVPRETALGSLTHYITNANPKHYQPANIAFDLLPALDEAARQRLKRDKKARHAEVCRRAIAAMDSYV; via the coding sequence TTGACGAAAAAGGTTACCATTCACGTGCTCGGCGCGGGGCTGGCCGGCAGCGAGGCGGCGTGGCAGATCGCGGACAAAGGGATCTCCTGCATCCTATATGAAATGCGCCCGCTGCGGCAAACGCCGGCCCATAAGACGAGCGACTTCGGCGAACTGGTCTGCTCCAACTCGTTGAAAAGCGACTCCGAGAACACCGCCTCCTGGCTGCTGAAGCGCGAATTGCGCCAGTTGGGTTCCCTCGCGATGCGCGCCGCTGAAGAGACCCGTGTGCCCGGCGGCCACGCACTCACAGTGGATCGCGACCTCTTCGCCGCCGCCCTCACCAAAGCCGTGGAAAGCCACCCTTTGATCCGGGTGGTCCGCGAGGAGGTGACTGAGATCCCGGCCGACGGCATTGTCGTCGTGGCCACCGGTCCGCTCACTTCCGGCCCGCTGGCGGCCGACATCGCCCGCCTCACCGGCAGTGAACGCCTCTACTTCTACGACTCCATCAGCCCCATCATCGACGCCGAAAGCATCGACCGCGAGAAGGTCTTCGCGGCTTCCCGCTACGGCAAATCGCTGGACGGCGGCGACGACTACCTGAACTGTCCCTTCAACAAGCAGGAGTACGAGACCTTCGTCGATGCCGTGCTCACCGCTGAAAGCGCCGGAGCCCATATCGACGAGGACCGCGCCATCCACAACGGCAAGGTCGCCTTCTTCGAGTCCTGCCTCCCCATCGAGGAGATTGCCCGCCGCGGCCGCGACACCTTGCGCTTTGGACCCATGAAACCCGTCGGCCTGGACGATCCGAAAACGGGCCGCTGGCCGTACGCCGTGGTCCAGTTGCGCCAGGAAGACCAGCGCGCCGGCAGCTACAATCTCGTTGGTTTTCAGAACTATATGAAGTTTCCGGAGCAGAAGCGCGTGTTCCGGCTCATTCCCGGGCTGGAGAACGCGGAGTTCCTGCGCTACGGCCAGATCCACCGCAATACCTACATCAATGGACCGGAGCTGCTCAGCGCGACCCTCCAACTGAAGAGCGATCCGCGCATCTTCTTTGCCGGGCAGATCTCCGGGGTCGAGGGTTATGTGGAGTCCATCGCCACGGGCCTGCTGGCCGGCCGGTTCGCCGCCGCCTTGGCCCTGGGCGAGTCACCCGCGCCGGTGCCGCGCGAAACCGCCCTGGGGTCGCTCACCCACTACATTACCAACGCCAACCCGAAACACTACCAACCCGCCAACATTGCGTTCGACCTGCTGCCCGCGCTCGACGAGGCCGCGCGCCAACGCCTGAAACGGGACAAGAAGGCGCGCCATGCCGAGGTGTGCCGGCGCGCCATCGCGGCCATGGATTCCTATGTCTGA
- a CDS encoding M61 family metallopeptidase, translating to MRTIFLSLVFSISLFAQAPVRYTLKFPAPHTHYVEVTAEMPAGQPAVELYMPVWTPGSYLVREYARNVENFKAQDSQGHELTWSKTRKNRWKVDAKGAASISVNYKVYAHEMSVQGNWVDAGFAMMNGAANFMTLVGAEKRPYEVKLGLPSGWTRSISGMKEGSAPHTYLAVDWDQLLDSPIYAGNGPIHEFEVDGKKHYLVNEGEGPMWDGPASARDVAKIVAEYSRQWGGLPYDKYVFFNMITESGGGLEHKNSTWMGTSRWAYGNTQDPPEIPGGGAAAAGNRRPNRVGWLGLVSHEYFHLWNVKRLRPVELGPFDYENETYTRSLWLAEGVTSYYGPLALRRSGLSTQAQALRAMSGAIGQLQTTPGRLVTSAESASYNAWIQLYRANENTANTAISYYTKGQVIGFILDAKVRKATNGAKSLDDVLKLAFERYSGAKGYTPEQFRAVASEVAGVDLKSFFKNALETTEELDYTEALDWYGLRFRPQPTRGGAPRIVTGVTAATTSGRIVVSRLQRGTAAYDAGLNVDDEILAVNGYRVRPEQWPSRLDNYKPGDTVDLLVARRDKLMTLKMPIVADEAKSWALEVKTDASDEQKAHLKSWLMQ from the coding sequence ATGCGAACCATCTTTCTTTCTCTCGTCTTCTCGATTTCCCTGTTTGCGCAGGCGCCCGTGCGGTACACGTTGAAGTTCCCCGCTCCGCACACCCACTATGTGGAGGTCACCGCGGAGATGCCCGCGGGCCAGCCGGCCGTGGAACTGTACATGCCGGTTTGGACTCCGGGCTCCTACCTGGTGCGAGAGTACGCCCGCAATGTGGAGAACTTCAAGGCGCAGGACAGCCAGGGCCACGAGTTGACCTGGAGCAAGACCCGGAAGAACCGCTGGAAGGTGGACGCGAAGGGCGCCGCCTCTATCTCTGTGAATTACAAGGTCTATGCCCACGAGATGAGCGTACAGGGCAACTGGGTGGATGCCGGCTTCGCGATGATGAACGGCGCCGCCAACTTCATGACCCTGGTGGGTGCGGAGAAGCGGCCGTACGAGGTCAAGCTGGGGCTGCCCTCCGGCTGGACGCGCAGCATCAGCGGCATGAAAGAGGGCTCCGCTCCGCACACTTACCTGGCGGTGGACTGGGACCAGTTGCTGGACAGCCCGATCTACGCCGGCAATGGGCCGATTCACGAGTTTGAGGTCGACGGGAAGAAGCACTATCTGGTCAACGAAGGTGAAGGGCCGATGTGGGACGGGCCGGCTTCGGCTCGAGACGTGGCCAAGATCGTGGCTGAGTACAGCCGCCAGTGGGGCGGACTGCCGTACGACAAGTATGTCTTTTTCAATATGATCACGGAGTCCGGCGGCGGCCTGGAGCACAAGAACTCCACCTGGATGGGGACCAGCCGCTGGGCCTACGGCAATACGCAGGATCCGCCGGAGATCCCGGGCGGCGGCGCGGCGGCGGCGGGCAACCGGCGGCCGAACCGGGTGGGCTGGCTGGGCCTGGTGAGCCACGAGTACTTCCACCTGTGGAACGTGAAGCGGCTGCGTCCGGTGGAACTGGGGCCGTTCGATTATGAGAACGAAACCTACACGCGGAGCCTTTGGCTGGCGGAGGGCGTGACGTCCTACTACGGTCCGCTGGCGCTACGGCGGTCGGGCCTGTCGACGCAGGCGCAGGCGCTGCGGGCGATGTCGGGGGCGATCGGGCAATTGCAGACCACCCCGGGGCGGCTGGTCACCTCGGCGGAATCGGCCTCGTACAATGCCTGGATCCAACTGTACCGGGCGAACGAGAATACCGCGAATACGGCCATCAGTTACTACACCAAGGGGCAAGTGATCGGGTTTATCCTGGACGCCAAAGTCCGCAAGGCTACCAACGGCGCCAAGTCACTGGACGACGTGCTGAAGTTGGCCTTTGAGCGCTATAGCGGCGCCAAGGGGTATACGCCGGAGCAGTTCCGGGCGGTGGCCAGCGAAGTGGCCGGAGTCGACCTGAAGTCCTTCTTCAAGAACGCTTTGGAGACGACGGAGGAGTTGGATTATACAGAGGCGCTGGACTGGTATGGGTTGCGGTTCAGGCCGCAGCCGACGAGGGGCGGCGCTCCGCGGATTGTGACCGGCGTGACGGCCGCGACAACCTCGGGTCGTATTGTTGTCTCGCGGCTGCAGCGCGGCACGGCCGCCTACGATGCGGGCCTGAACGTGGATGACGAGATCCTGGCCGTGAACGGCTACCGGGTGCGGCCCGAGCAGTGGCCTTCGCGCCTGGACAACTACAAGCCCGGCGACACGGTGGACCTGCTGGTGGCGCGGCGGGATAAGCTGATGACCTTGAAGATGCCGATCGTGGCGGACGAGGCGAAGTCGTGGGCGCTGGAAGTGAAGACGGACGCCAGCGACGAGCAGAAGGCGCACCTGAAGAGCTGGTTGATGCAGTAG
- a CDS encoding L-serine ammonia-lyase, with amino-acid sequence MRTSLFDLFKIGIGPSSSHTVGPMRAAYAFVRQLDERGLLPAVRRIRAELYGSLALTGRGHGTDRGILLGWLGEQPDGVDPAAIGPRLAQVEQDGRLLLLGSQAVEFAAERDLVFHMDMVLPGHPNAVRFSVLGGAGEVVDSRVYYSVGGGFIREEGKAASESSRPPVPYPFQSGAELLERAEANGLTIAELMLANELAWRSETEVRGGIQRIWGAMQQCTQRGLETEGVLPGGLNVTRRAASLVQRLAGSDANDPLAPLDWVNVWALAVNEENAAGGRVVTAPTNGAAGIIPAVGHYYMRFQEGSGEGMERYLLAAAAIGVLYKENASISGAEVGCQGEVGVACSMAAAGLVSALGGTNDQVEHAAEIGMEHNLGMTCDPIAGLVQIPCIERNAFGAIKAVNAARMAMQNTTGHRVTLDQVIKTMYDTGMDMQSRYKETSLGGLALNVIEC; translated from the coding sequence TTGCGAACAAGTCTCTTTGATCTCTTCAAGATCGGCATCGGGCCCTCGAGTTCCCACACGGTGGGTCCCATGCGGGCGGCCTACGCATTCGTGCGGCAGTTGGACGAGCGCGGGTTGCTGCCGGCCGTGCGGCGAATCCGGGCGGAGTTGTACGGTTCGCTGGCCCTGACCGGGCGCGGACACGGCACGGATCGCGGCATCCTGCTCGGCTGGCTGGGCGAGCAACCGGATGGTGTGGATCCCGCAGCCATCGGGCCGCGGCTTGCCCAAGTGGAGCAGGACGGACGGCTGTTGCTGCTGGGGAGTCAGGCGGTTGAGTTCGCGGCGGAACGGGACCTGGTCTTCCACATGGACATGGTTCTGCCGGGCCACCCGAACGCGGTGCGCTTCTCGGTGCTGGGCGGCGCGGGTGAGGTGGTGGACAGCCGGGTGTACTACTCGGTGGGCGGCGGGTTCATTCGGGAAGAGGGAAAGGCGGCCTCAGAGTCGTCGCGTCCGCCGGTTCCCTATCCCTTTCAAAGCGGCGCCGAGCTGCTGGAGCGGGCGGAGGCCAACGGCCTGACCATCGCGGAACTGATGCTGGCCAATGAGTTAGCGTGGCGCAGCGAGACGGAAGTGCGGGGCGGGATCCAGCGCATCTGGGGCGCCATGCAGCAGTGCACCCAGCGCGGACTGGAGACCGAAGGCGTGCTGCCAGGCGGGTTGAATGTGACACGCCGGGCGGCTTCGCTGGTGCAGCGGCTGGCGGGGAGCGACGCGAACGATCCGCTGGCTCCGCTGGACTGGGTGAACGTCTGGGCGCTGGCGGTGAACGAGGAAAACGCAGCCGGAGGGCGAGTGGTAACGGCGCCGACCAACGGCGCGGCGGGCATCATCCCGGCGGTGGGGCATTACTACATGCGGTTCCAGGAAGGCTCCGGCGAAGGCATGGAGCGGTACCTGTTGGCGGCGGCGGCGATTGGTGTGCTGTACAAAGAGAACGCCTCGATCTCCGGAGCCGAGGTCGGCTGCCAGGGTGAGGTGGGTGTGGCGTGTTCGATGGCGGCGGCGGGCCTGGTGTCGGCCCTGGGCGGGACGAACGACCAGGTGGAGCATGCGGCGGAGATCGGGATGGAGCACAACCTGGGGATGACCTGCGATCCCATTGCCGGGCTCGTCCAGATTCCGTGCATCGAGCGGAACGCGTTCGGGGCCATCAAGGCGGTGAACGCGGCCCGCATGGCGATGCAAAACACGACGGGCCACCGGGTGACGCTGGATCAGGTGATCAAGACCATGTACGACACGGGCATGGACATGCAGAGCCGGTACAAGGAAACGTCGCTGGGCGGGCTGGCTTTGAACGTGATCGAGTGCTGA
- a CDS encoding VTT domain-containing protein — MLRELIDFVLALKDPDALIRLLTTVFTGWWSYAMLFGIVFAETGLLVGFFLPGDSLLFTVGVVAGAGQLDLAGIIITLIVAALLGNSCGYFLGRFIGVRLFANPNSKIFRREHLDRTHAFYEKHGGKTIIYAQFVPIIRTFAAFVAGVAGMGLPRFLSFNVFGSVGWVISMTLLGYKLGSFPIIRAHFEKVVVLIVLVSVLPVIFQVLRSRRTPETV, encoded by the coding sequence ATGTTGCGTGAATTGATCGACTTTGTCCTGGCCCTGAAGGACCCGGACGCGCTGATCCGGCTTCTCACCACCGTCTTTACCGGATGGTGGAGCTACGCGATGCTCTTCGGCATCGTGTTTGCCGAAACCGGTCTGCTCGTCGGGTTCTTCCTCCCGGGCGACTCCCTGCTCTTCACCGTTGGCGTGGTCGCCGGCGCCGGTCAACTCGACCTCGCCGGCATCATCATCACCCTGATCGTCGCCGCCCTTCTGGGCAACTCCTGCGGCTATTTCCTGGGCCGCTTCATCGGCGTCCGCCTCTTCGCCAATCCGAACTCGAAGATCTTCCGCCGCGAACACCTCGACCGCACCCACGCCTTCTATGAGAAGCACGGCGGCAAGACCATCATCTACGCCCAGTTCGTGCCCATCATCCGTACTTTCGCCGCCTTCGTGGCCGGTGTGGCCGGCATGGGCCTGCCGCGCTTCCTGTCCTTCAACGTCTTCGGCAGTGTGGGTTGGGTGATCTCGATGACCCTGCTCGGCTACAAGCTCGGCAGCTTCCCCATCATCCGGGCGCACTTCGAGAAGGTGGTCGTCCTCATCGTGCTGGTCTCCGTCCTGCCGGTGATCTTTCAGGTGCTGCGCAGCCGCCGCACCCCGGAAACCGTCTAG
- a CDS encoding peptidyl-prolyl cis-trans isomerase has protein sequence MFDLFRSREKSVRYLLGALLTLVALSMVITLVPGYGGGWGGGGKSGDPNVLAEIGDQKVTAQDVRQFMARERSAIQKGMEQFYVPLAVQQMVAQRAVAYQAGRMGMKVSDEDLANTVRSILPQLFENGKFVGNEAYAAFLAQQNFTIQQFEENVRTAALETRLETLALEGTVVTPGDIEGEYKHRHDKIKIAYFGIGPELFKGKVNVTPEEVKAFYDKNRTLYQSPERRSYLIFPVDEATIAAGIKVDDATLQKLYTQNQESFRTPERVKASHILLKTTDKSPAEVAAIQKKAEDLLKQIKGGANFAELAKKNSEDNAPGASAAKGGELGWVVRGQMVAEFEKATFSTPAGTVSGLIKTEYGFHIIKVDAHESAHLRTFAEVRDEIAREATRAMVFDKMQNLADQLRAALIKSPAEAEKLAAANGITPVRAERVGPGDPIQEIGINPQFADAAAGLAKNGVTPVIQVGQNKLAVAQVSDIFPAHPAEFADVQAQVRDALLGQKAQDAMQNAVKDATAKLKSVNGDLAALAKQFGADLKTSELVNRDAAITGLGSASTVGEGYTRNVGEVFGPVPTPNGTFYCKVLEKEAADLTAIIANRAALIQELKSRRANERRELFGDGVVQALIKQKKVKIYDDNIKKLVASYGG, from the coding sequence ATGTTTGACCTGTTCCGCAGCCGTGAGAAGTCTGTGCGTTACCTGCTCGGTGCGCTTTTGACGCTGGTTGCTCTTTCGATGGTGATCACGCTGGTCCCCGGCTACGGTGGCGGATGGGGCGGCGGCGGCAAAAGCGGCGACCCGAACGTCCTCGCGGAAATCGGCGACCAGAAGGTCACGGCCCAGGATGTCCGCCAGTTCATGGCTCGCGAACGCAGTGCGATCCAGAAGGGCATGGAGCAGTTCTACGTGCCCCTGGCTGTCCAGCAGATGGTGGCGCAGCGCGCCGTCGCTTACCAGGCCGGCCGCATGGGCATGAAGGTCAGCGATGAGGACCTGGCCAACACCGTCCGCTCCATCCTGCCCCAACTTTTTGAAAACGGGAAGTTTGTCGGCAACGAAGCGTATGCCGCTTTCCTCGCCCAGCAGAACTTCACCATCCAGCAGTTTGAAGAGAACGTGCGCACGGCCGCCCTGGAAACGCGACTCGAGACCCTCGCCCTGGAAGGCACCGTCGTGACGCCGGGCGACATCGAAGGCGAATACAAGCACCGCCACGATAAGATCAAGATCGCTTACTTCGGCATCGGGCCGGAGCTCTTCAAGGGCAAGGTGAATGTCACCCCCGAAGAGGTCAAGGCGTTCTACGACAAGAACCGCACCCTCTACCAGTCGCCGGAGCGCCGCAGCTACCTCATCTTCCCGGTGGACGAAGCGACCATCGCAGCCGGCATCAAGGTCGATGACGCCACCCTCCAGAAGCTATACACCCAGAATCAGGAATCGTTCCGCACGCCGGAGCGCGTCAAGGCCAGCCACATCCTGCTGAAGACGACCGACAAATCGCCGGCCGAAGTGGCTGCGATTCAGAAGAAGGCCGAAGACCTGCTGAAGCAGATCAAGGGCGGCGCCAATTTTGCCGAGCTCGCCAAGAAGAACTCCGAGGATAATGCCCCCGGCGCCTCTGCCGCCAAGGGTGGCGAGCTGGGCTGGGTCGTTCGCGGCCAGATGGTGGCCGAGTTCGAAAAGGCCACTTTCTCCACGCCGGCGGGCACCGTCAGCGGCCTCATCAAAACCGAGTACGGCTTCCACATCATCAAGGTGGATGCCCATGAATCCGCCCACCTCCGCACCTTTGCTGAAGTCCGCGACGAGATCGCCCGCGAAGCCACTCGCGCCATGGTCTTCGACAAGATGCAGAACCTCGCTGACCAGCTCCGCGCGGCGCTCATCAAGTCCCCCGCCGAAGCCGAGAAGCTCGCCGCCGCCAATGGCATCACCCCGGTTCGCGCTGAGCGCGTCGGCCCCGGCGACCCCATCCAGGAAATCGGCATCAATCCCCAGTTTGCTGACGCCGCCGCCGGCCTCGCCAAGAATGGGGTGACCCCCGTCATCCAGGTCGGTCAGAATAAGCTGGCCGTCGCCCAGGTCTCCGACATCTTCCCGGCCCACCCGGCCGAGTTTGCCGACGTCCAGGCGCAGGTACGCGATGCCCTCCTCGGCCAGAAGGCCCAGGACGCGATGCAGAACGCCGTCAAGGATGCCACCGCCAAGCTCAAGTCCGTGAACGGCGACCTCGCCGCTCTCGCCAAGCAGTTCGGCGCCGACCTCAAGACCTCGGAACTGGTCAACCGCGATGCCGCCATCACCGGCCTCGGTTCCGCCAGCACCGTCGGTGAAGGCTATACCCGCAACGTCGGTGAGGTCTTCGGACCGGTCCCGACCCCCAACGGCACCTTCTACTGCAAGGTCCTCGAGAAGGAAGCGGCTGACCTGACGGCGATCATCGCCAACCGCGCCGCCCTCATCCAGGAACTGAAGTCCCGCCGCGCCAACGAGCGCCGCGAGCTCTTCGGCGACGGCGTGGTCCAGGCTCTCATCAAGCAGAAGAAGGTGAAGATCTACGACGACAACATCAAGAAGCTGGTCGCTTCCTACGGCGGCTAG